A genome region from Hevea brasiliensis isolate MT/VB/25A 57/8 chromosome 9, ASM3005281v1, whole genome shotgun sequence includes the following:
- the LOC110643395 gene encoding heparanase-like protein 2, translated as MVELRVLSAFSIFFLSCFCFAAAEDVQVTVKGLTSVAKTDDTFICATLDWWPSTKCDYGQCPWGQSGVLNLDLENKILANAIKAFGHMRIRVGGSLQDQVVYQVGDSIKKFPHFKRDDKGLFGFTRGSLPMDRWDQLNNLFNQTGAKVTFGLNALIGKHKSNDSILWVGEWNSRNAYDLMKYTISKGHKIDSYELGNELCASGVSARLDAVQYGKDLITLKKLVDELYPDPETRPAVLGPAGFYDEKWFNTFFQVTGPNVAQAITHHIYNLGPGVDENLIHKVQDPYFLDQIAQTYRDLSISIKENAPWAGPWVGESGGAYNSGGKDVSHTFADGFWYLDQLGMTATFNHKVFCRQALIGGNYGLLNTTSFIPNPDYYGALLWHRLMGKEVLVTTHNTTPYLRAYSHCSRHKPGIALLLINMSNQTTFSVSVLNDNAPYPRNYKLKSYSYGGSEKREEYHLTPEDGNIQSDVVLLNGTPLKLTSSLEIPEMKPKYVDPSTPITVAPDSFVYVTIKDFKAPACA; from the exons ATGGTGGAGCTTAGAGTATTATCTGCTTTTTCAATCTTTTTTCTGTCATGTTTCTGCTTTGCAGCTGCTGAAGATGTGCAGGTTACTGTCAAAGGACTCACCTCCGTAGCTAAAACAGATGATACTTTCATTTGCGCAACTTTGGATTGGTGGCCAAGTACTAAATGTGACTATGGACAGTGCCCATGGGGCCAATCTGGAGTTCTAAATttg GATTTGGAGAATAAGATTTTAGCTAATGCTATCAAGG catttggtCATATGAGAATTAGGGTTGGAGGGTCACTGCAAGATCAAGTTGTTTATCAAGTTGGAGATTCTATCAAGAAATTCCCTCACTTTAAAAGAGATGATAAAGGCTTGTTTGGATTTACTAGAGGATCTCTTCCTATGGATAGATGGGATCAACTTAATAATCTCTTCAACCAAACAGg GGCTAAAGTTACATTTGGTTTGAATGCTCTAATTGGGAAGCACAAGTCTAATGACTCAATCCTATGGGTAGGCGAATGGAACTCCAGAAATGCTTATGATCTTATGAAATATACTATTTCCAAGGGCCATAAGATTGATTCTTATGAATTgg gaaatgaattgtGCGCATCAGGAGTATCTGCAAGACTGGATGCTGTTCAATATGGCAAAGATCTCATTACACTGAAAAAATTAGTAGATGAATTGTACCCAGATCCTGAAACAAGACCAGCAGTGTTAGGCCCTGCTGGTTTTTATGATGAGAAATGGTTTAATACCTTTTTTCAGGTCACTGGACCAAATGTTGCTCAGGCAATAACCCACCATATATACAACCTTGGTCCAG GTGTGGATGAAAACCTGATTCATAAGGTTCAAGATCCATATTTCTTGGACCAAATAGCACAGACATACAGAGATCTTTCAATCAGCATCAAGGAAAATGCTCCATGGGCAGGACCTTGGGTTGGGGAATCTGGTGGTGCTTATAACAGTGGAGGGAAGGATGTCTCACATACCTTTGCTGATGGATTTTG GTACTTGGATCAACTTGGCATGACAGCAACATTCAACCACAAGGTTTTCTGCAGACAAGCCCTTATTGGTGGAAATTATGGCCTCCTTAATACCACATCATTCATACCAAATCCTGATTATTATGG TGCACTTCTATGGCATCGTCTGATGGGCAAAGAAGTGCTAGTTACCACTCACAATACTACTCCCTATTTGCGAGCATATTCCCATTGTTCTAGGCACAAG CCTGGGATTGCTCTACTTCTAATTAACATGTCAAACCAAACAACCTTCAGTGTTTCTGTTTTGAATGATAATGCTCCTTATCCAAGAAATTACAAGTTGAAGAGTTATTCTTATGGAGGATCAGAGAAAAGGGAAGAGTACCATTTGACTCCTGAAGATGGAAATATTCAGAGTGATGTAGTGCTACTGAATggaactccattgaagcttacaAGTTCATTAGAAATTCCTGAAATGAAACCCAAGTATGTCGATCCTTCAACTCCGATCACCGTTGCTCCTGATTCCTTTGTTTATGTTACCATTAAAGATTTCAAGGCTCCTGCTTGTGCTTAG
- the LOC110650810 gene encoding pentatricopeptide repeat-containing protein At2g20540, with product MPAAARCSSRRCLLLLEKCKSMTHLKQAHAQAITCGLGNNSFALSRLLAFCSDPRHGSLNHSWKLFQHVQQPTICICNTMIRALLLKGELTSVFNLYSAMLQNGMCPDNYTLPYVLKACSKLQSCFLGELVHGHCLQLGFVINTVVGNSLMFMYCGFSNMKAARYIFDEIPSPCAVSWTLMISGYAKAGDICSAKLFFDGAPEKDRGIWGAMISGYVQNNCFKECLYTFRLMQLIDMVPDEGIFLSILCACAQLGALDTGIWIHRYLDRIGLPLSIRLSTGLIDMYAKCGNLDLAKRLFDGMPQRDTICWNVMISGLAMHGDGEGALKLFLGMEEAGFRPDDVTFIAMLSACSYSGMAQEGLRVLDRMCNVYDIEPRSEHYGCMVDLLSRAGLLQEAKEIIQRMPNSSSSSEEAVAWRALLSACCNQGQPQLAQVASEKLLQLEPHSGAYVLLSNLYATTGKHDDAKRIKKMMRNKGLNKAPGCSSIKINGIVHEFVAGEKIHKQLEEIESVLEKMKKQLNYLGCNLYPFLVDQT from the coding sequence ATGCCAGCAGCAGCTAGATGCAGTAGCAGAAGATGCCTCCTGCTTTTGGAGAAATGCAAAAGCATGACGCACCTCAAGCAAGCTCATGCTCAGGCAATCACTTGTGGCCTCGGCAACAATTCCTTTGCTTTAAGCAGGCTCTTAGCCTTCTGCTCTGACCCACGTCATGGGAGCCTTAATCACTCCTGGAAACTCTTTCAACATGTTCAACAGCCTACCATTTGCATATGCAATACCATGATTAGAGCTTTATTGCTCAAAGGTGAACTCACCAGTGTTTTTAATTTATACTCTGCCATGCTCCAGAATGGTATGTGCCCTGACAATTATACCTTGCCTTATGTGTTAAAAGCTTGTTCAAAGTTGCAATCTTGTTTTCTTGGTGAATTAGTGCATGGGCATTGTTTACAATTAGGTTTCGTGATTAATACTGTGGTGGGTAATTCTTTGATGTTTATGTACTGTGGGTTTAGTAACATGAAGGCAGCAAGATACATATTTGATGAAATTCCTAGTCCATGTGCTGTGTCATGGACATTAATGATCTCTGGGTATGCTAAAGCGGGTGATATTTGCTCTGCAAAGTTGTTCTTTGATGGAGCTCCAGAGAAGGATAGAGGAATATGGGGTGCCATGATTTCTGGTTATGTACAAAACAATTGTTTCAAAGAATGTTTATATACGTTTAGGCTGATGCAGTTGATTGATATGGTGCCAGATGAGGGTATCTTTTTAAGCATACTTTGTGCTTGTGCTCAGTTAGGTGCTTTGGATACTGGAATTTGGATTCACAGATATTTGGACAGAATAGGACTGCCGTTGAGTATCCGCTTGAGCACGGGTCTCATTGATATGTATGCAAAGTGTGGGAATTTGGATTTAGCTAAGAGACTGTTTGATGGAATGCCTCAGAGAGACACAATTTGTTGGAATGTCATGATTTCTGGTTTGGCAATGCATGGAGATGGAGAGGGTGCACTTAAATTGTTTTTGGGGATGGAGGAGGCTGGGTTTAGGCCCGATGATGTCACATTCATAGCTATGTTGTCGGCTTGTAGTTATTCTGGCATGGCACAAGAAGGTTTAAGAGTATTAGATAGAATGTGTAATGTGTATGATATTGAGCCCAGGAGTGAACATTATGGGTGTATGGTTGATCTTCTTAGTAGAGCTGGCCTCCTTCAAGAAGCAAAAGAAATTATCCAAAGAATGCCTAATTCAAGCAGTTCCTCTGAAGAAGCAGTAGCTTGGAGAGCATTACTAAGTGCTTGCTGCAATCAGGGACAACCCCAACTGGCTCAGGTTGCATCTGAGAAACTTCTGCAGTTAGAACCTCACAGTGGGGCATATGTTCTGCTCTCAAATTTGTATGCAACTACCGGGAAACATGATGATGCCAAAAGAATAAAGAAGATGATGAGAAACAAAGGGCTAAACAAGGCACCTGGTTGCAGTTCAATCAAAATTAATGGTATTGTTCATGAGTTTGTTGCAGGAGAGAAAATACACAAACAATTGGAAGAAATAGAAtctgttttggagaagatgaaaaAGCAGTTGAACTATTTGGGGTGTAACCTCTATCCCTTTCTTGTTGACCAGACATGA
- the LOC110650811 gene encoding probable leucine-rich repeat receptor-like protein kinase At1g35710, with translation MAPVSNWVFLILIFPLLLNLGFSKTLKRDVKALNEIKASLGWRVVYAWVGDDPCGDGDLPPWSGVTCSTQGDYRVVTELEVYAVSIVGPFPTAVTNLLDLTRLDLHNNKLTGPIPSQIGRLKRLKILNLRWNKLQDVIPPEIGELKSLTHLYLSFNNFKGEIPKELANLPELRYLYLHENRFSGRIPAELGTLQHLRHLDVGNNHLVGTIRELIRFEGCFPALRNLYLNNNYLTGGVPAQLANLSNIEILHLSYNKMSGIIPAGLAHIPRLTHLYLDHNQFSGRIADAFYKHPYLKEMYIEGNAFRPGVNPLGVHKVLEVSDADFLV, from the exons ATGGCGCCTGTATCAAATTGGGTGTTCTTGATCCTAATTTTCCCTCTGCTACTGAATCTTGGCTTCTCCAAAACCCTCAAACGCGACG tcAAGGCTTTGAATGAGATTAAAGCATCGCTCGGTTGGAGAGTCGTCTACGCTTGGGTAGGCGACGATCCTTGCGGTGATGGCGATCTTCCTCCTTGGTCCGGCGTCACTTGCTCAACTCAAGGAGATTATAGAGTTGTAACTGAATT GGAAGTTTATGCTGTGTCAATTGTTGGGCCTTTTCCTACTGCTGTTACCAATCTCTTGGATCTTACTAGGCT AGATCTGCATAACAACAAACTGACAGGGCCTATTCCTTCCCAAATTGGGCGCTTGAAGCGTCTGAAGATACT TAATTTGAGGTGGAATAAACTGCAAGATGTCATTCCTCCTGAAATTGGTGAACTCAAGAGTCTAACTCACCT ATACTTGAGCTTCAATAATTTCAAAGGTGAAATACCAAAGGAGCTGGCTAATCTTCCTGAGCTCCGGTATCTTTACTTACATGAGAATCGATTTTCTGGGCGAATTCCTGCAGAGTTGGGGACTTTGCAACATCTTCGGCACTT GGATGTTGGCAACAATCATTTGGTGGGTACTATAAGAGAATTAATACGTTTTGAGGGTTGCTTTCCTGCACTTCGCAACCT TTACCTAAATAATAATTACCTCACTGGAGGAGTCCCTGCACAACTGGCAAACTTGAGCAATATAGAAATATT GCATCTATCATATAATAAGATGTCTGGAATAATACCTGCTGGACTTGCTCATATTCCTAGATTGACTCACTT ATACTTGGATCACAATCAATTTTCAGGGAGAATTGCTGATGCCTTCTATAAACATCCGTACTTGAAAGAAAT GTACATTGAAGGAAATGCTTTCAGGCCAGGTGTAAACCCATTAGGTGTCCATAAAGTCCTTGAAGTCTCTGATGCAGATTTCTTAGTTTAG